A window of Primulina huaijiensis isolate GDHJ02 chromosome 9, ASM1229523v2, whole genome shotgun sequence contains these coding sequences:
- the LOC140984215 gene encoding uncharacterized protein, translating into MNAQMLAVMTQFFAQFAGNNAAAAARPTGPEAVYERFMKMRPKEFSGTCDPMIAEGWIKSLEIIFEFMELGDADRVRCATYLFSGDACLWWEGAAVALNLATLTWIRFTEVFYSKYFAEEVRTRLTTEFMSLRQGDMTVTEFIRKFERGCHFVPLIANDARAKMMHFLVGLRPILRRDVRVSDPTTYEVAVSKALAAEQDLRDIERDRQGKRPAQVPHRPPPHQHQQQNKRPFHGQPRNRGQQQQQQQRGRPAPRTFEHPVCPRCSRRHPGECMSGSGKCFKCGSPDHMLLQCPQRNLPTQGRVFALHAAETNPETMLLTGTDEVRAEGGDQ; encoded by the exons atgaatgcccagatgctagctgtgatgactcagttcttcgcacagtttgcggggaacaatgccgcagccgcagccaggccgacagggcccgaggctgtctatgagaggtttatgaagatgcgtccaaaggagttttctgggacgtgtgaccccatgattgccgagggatggatcaaATCCCTCGAaattatcttcgagttcatggagcttggagatgcagacagagtccgttgtgccacctacttattcaGTGGAGATGCctgcttatggtgggaaggagcagcagtagccctgaacttggctacactgacttggatacgcttcacggaggttttctactccaaatattttgctgaggaagtgcgcaccaggttgaccaccgaGTTCATGAGCTTGAGACAGGGTGatatgacggttacggagttcatccgtaagttcgagaggggctgtcactttgtgcccctgatagcaAATGATGCCAGAGCTAAGATGATGCACTtcctggtgggtctacggccgatcttgcgccgtgatgttagggtgtctgaccctactacttacgaggtcgcggtctccaaagccctagccgcagagcaggatctgcGGGATATCGAGAGGGATCGCCAAGGCAAGCGCCCagcccaggtaccacaccgccctcctcctcatcagcatcaacagcaaaacaagaggccttttcatgggcagcccagaaacagaggccagcaacagcagcagcagcagcggggacgcccagccccgaggacctttgagcacccagtctgtcccaggtgctcacgccgccatcctggagaaTGTATGTCTGGCTCTGGAAagtgttttaagtgtggcagtCCTGACCACATGTtgctgcagtgccctcagaggaatctgcctacccaaggcagagtttttgctctccatgccgcAGAAACAAACCCGGAGACTATGTTgttgacag gtactgatgaggtcagggccgagggcggggaccagtga